The Arachis hypogaea cultivar Tifrunner chromosome 16, arahy.Tifrunner.gnm2.J5K5, whole genome shotgun sequence genome contains a region encoding:
- the LOC112754478 gene encoding BTB/POZ domain-containing protein FBL11 isoform X5: MEASSVVEDDERVILVCTDPDSLEPQTPDQEHLLLTATDILTWDLPNILTFNTLKVQAHRSRLIEQSSYFRGLLGRSFSESCLSLITVKWDIGVFIQILKHIYDCSLDVTSENFLPLYEGAFYFGVETLILKCESWFSEVSSPEGFQSAQLPMEDMIQIWKFGLEHASDFIVNLCVGCLARNFMWAKHNMFFKRIPHELLLSSVKHPHLTVDSETHLSDALLLWLESNMENLECQSKDEDNCYEILKQIRLDLLALWFAAGKRNSSHFRQLAEESIASIFRLLTIPLMGSQDIFGYSDLQHLKIRLTEYSKKVDLSNCPQITPAILLLSLLPSSYIMDPAKKKIIEKFFINSGGPSKDRHVFPQRLLQTTTFEVVQEVDISKCWRLLIEHAVDYFCKSFPCLRILKAAYLLNIGTISFLQLLEKFPLVCEIDLTVDSTPVIPALFTILSSNPALIPPVPQKTSIINHKAVEIMPFYKFGPPLSNVTRLTLEGRTDVCDSVLLYISRFCVSLCHLNIKGCISVTDVGISDLICRCRKLNSIVVCDTSFGINSVQALSSAISDGGNTSSVHSREKHLNSVASNLQELHMGVSDSSLLELMSQTQLLKSLCLRGTDLVDQALYNFLGSSLEMLDVSNTKISGAALAHVVHRNLSLKCLKAKDCRNLFPDNSCIEKRECCFFSLHEELHAEFRKTYSLEEIEFGWGFSTSSLSDMEPIMMSLKTIHIGLGGMLGEDALRKLPSTCPLLEKIILHFQVISDATLTNMVSSLINLQELSLCYCFGDISMSSFKFSMQSLTKLRLERVTPWMTNADLLILSQSCKNLVELSLLGCPSLNSDSQEIISHGWPGLISIHLEECGEVTSNGVSAFFNCKALEDLLLRHNGPGLQRNFILKAASEMPLLRKLSLDVCDASEGDFDIPDYANRYSLSTVKIARCKSQRCAFNLPAPPRRSVHVESLVLVWNSRDLTRTVVKERL, encoded by the exons ATGGAGGCAAGCTCAGTCGTAGAAGACGATGAACGTGTTATCCTTGTTTGCACAGACCCCGATTCTCTCGAACCTCAAACTCCAGACCAAGAACACCTTCTCCTCACCGCCACAGATATCCTCACCTGGGACTTGCCTAACATCCTCACTTTCAACACCCTCAAAGTTCAAGCACATCGCTCCAG GCTCATTGAGCAATCCTCGTATTTCCGTGGTCTACTCGGCCGGAGTTTCAG tgaaTCGTGCTTGAGCTTAATCACTGTTAAATGGGATATCGGTGTATTTATCCAGATTCTGAAGCATATCTATGATTGTTCATTGGATGTTACTTCTGAGAATTTCCTCCCCCTTTATGAG GGTGCGTTCTATTTTGGAGTGGAAACACTGATATTGAAGTGTGAGTCTTGGTTTTCTGAGGTATCCTCACCTGAAGGCTTTCAGTCAGCGCAATTGCCAATGGAGGACATGATCCAAATTTGGAAGTTTGGCTTAGAGCATG CTAGTGACTTTATTGTGAACTTGTGTGTGGGCTGCCTGGCAAGAAATTTT ATGTGGGCAAAGCACAACATGTTTTTCAAGAGAATCCCGCATGAACTGCTGTTGTCTTCAGTTAAGCATCCACACTTGACTGTTGACAG TGAAACACATCTTTCTGATGCACTTCTTCTCTGGCTTGAAAGTAACATGGAAAATTTGGAGTGCCAGAGCAAGGATGAAGACAACTGCTATGAAATTTTAAAACAG aTTCGTCTGGACCTTTTGGCTTTGTGGTTTGCTGCAG GAAAAAGAAACTCTTCTCATTTTAGGCAGCTAGCTGAGGAAAGCATTGCTTCAATTTTCAGACTTTTGACTATTCCACTTATGGGTTCACAAGATATTTTTGGTTATAGTGACTTGCAACATCTCAAAATTCGGCTCACAGAGTATTCAAAG AAAGTAGACCTTTCCAATTGTCCGCAAATAACACCTGCAATCCTGCTTCTATCACTTCTCCCTTCATCGTATATAATGGATCCTGCTAAAAAGAAGATTATAGAAAAGTTCTTTATCAACTCTGGAGGTCCTTCAAAAGATAGACATGTATTTCCTCAAAGACTCTTGCAAACCACTACCTTTGAGGTAGTTCAGGAGGTGGATATCTCAAAGTGCTGGAGATTGCTTATTGAACATGCTGTTGATTACTTCTGCAAGTCATTTCCTTGTTTAAGAATATTGAAAGCAGCTTATCTATTGAACATCGGGACAATCAGTTTCTTACAGTTGTTGGAGAAGTTCCCTTTGGTCTGTGAAATTGATTTGACTGTTGATAGTACCCCAGTAATACCAGCATTATTTACCATTTTATCCTCCAATCCTGCTTTAATACCACCTGTACCACAGAAGACCTCTATTATTAACCACAAGGCAGTGGAAATCATGCCATTTTATAAATTTGGACCTCCACTTTCTAATGTTACAAGACTCACATTGGAAGGAAGAACTGATGTCTGTG ATTCGGTTCTCCTCTATATCTCCAGATTCTGTGTTTCATTGTGTCACCTGAATATTAAAGGATGTATTTCTGTCACCGATGTTGGCATATCAGATCTCATATGCAGGTGTAGAAAActtaattcaattgtggtttgtgATACATCATTTGGGATAAATTCAGTTCAAGCTCTTTCCTCGGCTATTTCTGATGGTGGCAATACTTCCTCTGTGCATTCTAGAGAGAAACATTTGAATTCTGTAGCATCTAATCTTCAAGAACTGCATATGG GTGTTTCTGATTCATCTTTACTTGAGCTTATGTCTCAGACACAGCTTTTGAAGAGTTTATGCCTGAGAGGGACTGATCTGGTTGACCAGGCGCTTTATAATTTCCTAGGTTCTTCCTTGGAGATGCTTGATGTTTCAAATACCAAG ATTTCTGGAGCTGCGTTAGCTCATGTCGTTCATAGAAATCTGAGTTTGAAATGTCTGAAAGCAAAAGATTGTAGAAATCTGTTTCCAGATAACAGTTGTATTGAAAAAAGAGAATGCTGCTTTTTCTCTTTGCATGAAGAACTACATGCTGAGTTCAGAAAAACATATAGCTTGGAAGAAATTGAATTTGGATGGGGTTTTTCTACCTCATCTTTGAGTGATATGGAACCTATAATGATGTCATTAAAGACCATCCATATAGGTTTAGGTGGTATGTTAGGTGAAGATGCACTGAGAAAATTACCTTCAAcctgtcctttgctggaaaaaaTAATTCTTCATTTTCAG GTAATATCAGATGCTACTTTGACAAATATGGTTTCATCCTTGATAAACTTGCAAGAATTATCTCTGTGCTATTGTTTTGGTGATATATCCATGTCAAGCTTCAAATTCTCCATGCAAAGTCTAACGAAGTTGAGGCTTGAAAGAGTAACCCCTTGGATGACAAATGCTGATCTGCTTATTTTAAGTCAGAGCTGCAAAAATTTGGTTGAGCTTTCATTGCTAGGATGTCCTAGTCTTAACTCAG ATTCTCAAGAGATAATTTCACATGGCTGGCCAGGCTTGATCTCTATCCATTTAGAG GAATGTGGAGAAGTAACATCAAATGGGGTCTCTGCTTTTTTTAACTGCAAAGCTCTTGAAGATCTCCTGTTGCGTCATAAT GGTCCTGGGCTACAGAGAAACTTCATTTTGAAAGCTGCTTCGGAG ATGCCATTGCTTCGAAAATTGTCACTGGATGTATGTGATGCGAGTGAAGGTGATTTTGACATTCCTGAT TATGCAAACAGATACTCGTTGAGTACGGTAAAGATAGCAAGGTGCAAATCTCAAAGATGCGCATTTAATCTCCCAGCCCCTCCAAGAAGATCTGTTCATGTGGAAAGTCTGGTGCTTGTGTGGAACAGCAGAGATCTCACCAGAACCGTGGTGAAGGAACGGCTTTAG
- the LOC112754478 gene encoding BTB/POZ domain-containing protein FBL11 isoform X8 — translation MEDMIQIWKFGLEHASDFIVNLCVGCLARNFMWAKHNMFFKRIPHELLLSSVKHPHLTVDSETHLSDALLLWLESNMENLECQSKDEDNCYEILKQIRLDLLALWFAAGKRNSSHFRQLAEESIASIFRLLTIPLMGSQDIFGYSDLQHLKIRLTEYSKKVDLSNCPQITPAILLLSLLPSSYIMDPAKKKIIEKFFINSGGPSKDRHVFPQRLLQTTTFEVVQEVDISKCWRLLIEHAVDYFCKSFPCLRILKAAYLLNIGTISFLQLLEKFPLVCEIDLTVDSTPVIPALFTILSSNPALIPPVPQKTSIINHKAVEIMPFYKFGPPLSNVTRLTLEGRTDVCDSVLLYISRFCVSLCHLNIKGCISVTDVGISDLICRCRKLNSIVVCDTSFGINSVQALSSAISDGGNTSSVHSREKHLNSVASNLQELHMGGCKGVSDSSLLELMSQTQLLKSLCLRGTDLVDQALYNFLGSSLEMLDVSNTKISGAALAHVVHRNLSLKCLKAKDCRNLFPDNSCIEKRECCFFSLHEELHAEFRKTYSLEEIEFGWGFSTSSLSDMEPIMMSLKTIHIGLGGMLGEDALRKLPSTCPLLEKIILHFQVISDATLTNMVSSLINLQELSLCYCFGDISMSSFKFSMQSLTKLRLERVTPWMTNADLLILSQSCKNLVELSLLGCPSLNSDSQEIISHGWPGLISIHLEECGEVTSNGVSAFFNCKALEDLLLRHNGPGLQRNFILKAASEMPLLRKLSLDVCDASEGDFDIPDYANRYSLSTVKIARCKSQRCAFNLPAPPRRSVHVESLVLVWNSRDLTRTVVKERL, via the exons ATGGAGGACATGATCCAAATTTGGAAGTTTGGCTTAGAGCATG CTAGTGACTTTATTGTGAACTTGTGTGTGGGCTGCCTGGCAAGAAATTTT ATGTGGGCAAAGCACAACATGTTTTTCAAGAGAATCCCGCATGAACTGCTGTTGTCTTCAGTTAAGCATCCACACTTGACTGTTGACAG TGAAACACATCTTTCTGATGCACTTCTTCTCTGGCTTGAAAGTAACATGGAAAATTTGGAGTGCCAGAGCAAGGATGAAGACAACTGCTATGAAATTTTAAAACAG aTTCGTCTGGACCTTTTGGCTTTGTGGTTTGCTGCAG GAAAAAGAAACTCTTCTCATTTTAGGCAGCTAGCTGAGGAAAGCATTGCTTCAATTTTCAGACTTTTGACTATTCCACTTATGGGTTCACAAGATATTTTTGGTTATAGTGACTTGCAACATCTCAAAATTCGGCTCACAGAGTATTCAAAG AAAGTAGACCTTTCCAATTGTCCGCAAATAACACCTGCAATCCTGCTTCTATCACTTCTCCCTTCATCGTATATAATGGATCCTGCTAAAAAGAAGATTATAGAAAAGTTCTTTATCAACTCTGGAGGTCCTTCAAAAGATAGACATGTATTTCCTCAAAGACTCTTGCAAACCACTACCTTTGAGGTAGTTCAGGAGGTGGATATCTCAAAGTGCTGGAGATTGCTTATTGAACATGCTGTTGATTACTTCTGCAAGTCATTTCCTTGTTTAAGAATATTGAAAGCAGCTTATCTATTGAACATCGGGACAATCAGTTTCTTACAGTTGTTGGAGAAGTTCCCTTTGGTCTGTGAAATTGATTTGACTGTTGATAGTACCCCAGTAATACCAGCATTATTTACCATTTTATCCTCCAATCCTGCTTTAATACCACCTGTACCACAGAAGACCTCTATTATTAACCACAAGGCAGTGGAAATCATGCCATTTTATAAATTTGGACCTCCACTTTCTAATGTTACAAGACTCACATTGGAAGGAAGAACTGATGTCTGTG ATTCGGTTCTCCTCTATATCTCCAGATTCTGTGTTTCATTGTGTCACCTGAATATTAAAGGATGTATTTCTGTCACCGATGTTGGCATATCAGATCTCATATGCAGGTGTAGAAAActtaattcaattgtggtttgtgATACATCATTTGGGATAAATTCAGTTCAAGCTCTTTCCTCGGCTATTTCTGATGGTGGCAATACTTCCTCTGTGCATTCTAGAGAGAAACATTTGAATTCTGTAGCATCTAATCTTCAAGAACTGCATATGGGTGGGTGCAAGG GTGTTTCTGATTCATCTTTACTTGAGCTTATGTCTCAGACACAGCTTTTGAAGAGTTTATGCCTGAGAGGGACTGATCTGGTTGACCAGGCGCTTTATAATTTCCTAGGTTCTTCCTTGGAGATGCTTGATGTTTCAAATACCAAG ATTTCTGGAGCTGCGTTAGCTCATGTCGTTCATAGAAATCTGAGTTTGAAATGTCTGAAAGCAAAAGATTGTAGAAATCTGTTTCCAGATAACAGTTGTATTGAAAAAAGAGAATGCTGCTTTTTCTCTTTGCATGAAGAACTACATGCTGAGTTCAGAAAAACATATAGCTTGGAAGAAATTGAATTTGGATGGGGTTTTTCTACCTCATCTTTGAGTGATATGGAACCTATAATGATGTCATTAAAGACCATCCATATAGGTTTAGGTGGTATGTTAGGTGAAGATGCACTGAGAAAATTACCTTCAAcctgtcctttgctggaaaaaaTAATTCTTCATTTTCAG GTAATATCAGATGCTACTTTGACAAATATGGTTTCATCCTTGATAAACTTGCAAGAATTATCTCTGTGCTATTGTTTTGGTGATATATCCATGTCAAGCTTCAAATTCTCCATGCAAAGTCTAACGAAGTTGAGGCTTGAAAGAGTAACCCCTTGGATGACAAATGCTGATCTGCTTATTTTAAGTCAGAGCTGCAAAAATTTGGTTGAGCTTTCATTGCTAGGATGTCCTAGTCTTAACTCAG ATTCTCAAGAGATAATTTCACATGGCTGGCCAGGCTTGATCTCTATCCATTTAGAG GAATGTGGAGAAGTAACATCAAATGGGGTCTCTGCTTTTTTTAACTGCAAAGCTCTTGAAGATCTCCTGTTGCGTCATAAT GGTCCTGGGCTACAGAGAAACTTCATTTTGAAAGCTGCTTCGGAG ATGCCATTGCTTCGAAAATTGTCACTGGATGTATGTGATGCGAGTGAAGGTGATTTTGACATTCCTGAT TATGCAAACAGATACTCGTTGAGTACGGTAAAGATAGCAAGGTGCAAATCTCAAAGATGCGCATTTAATCTCCCAGCCCCTCCAAGAAGATCTGTTCATGTGGAAAGTCTGGTGCTTGTGTGGAACAGCAGAGATCTCACCAGAACCGTGGTGAAGGAACGGCTTTAG
- the LOC112754478 gene encoding BTB/POZ domain-containing protein FBL11 isoform X4, producing MEASSVVEDDERVILVCTDPDSLEPQTPDQEHLLLTATDILTWDLPNILTFNTLKVQAHRSRLIEQSSYFRGLLGRSFSESCLSLITVKWDIGVFIQILKHIYDCSLDVTSENFLPLYEGAFYFGVETLILKCESWFSEVSSPEGFQSAQLPMEDMIQIWKFGLEHASDFIVNLCVGCLARNFMWAKHNMFFKRIPHELLLSSVKHPHLTVDSETHLSDALLLWLESNMENLECQSKDEDNCYEILKQIRLDLLALWFAAGKRNSSHFRQLAEESIASIFRLLTIPLMGSQDIFGYSDLQHLKIRLTEYSKKVDLSNCPQITPAILLLSLLPSSYIMDPAKKKIIEKFFINSGGPSKDRHVFPQRLLQTTTFEVVQEVDISKCWRLLIEHAVDYFCKSFPCLRILKAAYLLNIGTISFLQLLEKFPLVCEIDLTVDSTPVIPALFTILSSNPALIPPVPQKTSIINHKAVEIMPFYKFGPPLSNVTRLTLEGRTDVCDSVLLYISRFCVSLCHLNIKGCISVTDVGISDLICRCRKLNSIVVCDTSFGINSVQALSSAISDGGNTSSVHSREKHLNSVASNLQELHMGGCKGVSDSSLLELMSQTQLLKSLCLRGTDLVDQALYNFLGSSLEMLDVSNTKISGAALAHVVHRNLSLKCLKAKDCRNLFPDNSCIEKRECCFFSLHEELHAEFRKTYSLEEIEFGWGFSTSSLSDMEPIMMSLKTIHIGLGGMLGEDALRKLPSTCPLLEKIILHFQVISDATLTNMVSSLINLQELSLCYCFGDISMSSFKFSMQSLTKLRLERVTPWMTNADLLILSQSCKNLVELSLLGCPSLNSDSQEIISHGWPGLISIHLEECGEVTSNGVSAFFNCKALEDLLLRHNGPGLQRNFILKAASEMPLLRKLSLDVCDASEGDFDIPDYANRYSLSTVKIARCKSQRCAFNLPAPPRRSVHVESLVLVWNSRDLTRTVVKERL from the exons ATGGAGGCAAGCTCAGTCGTAGAAGACGATGAACGTGTTATCCTTGTTTGCACAGACCCCGATTCTCTCGAACCTCAAACTCCAGACCAAGAACACCTTCTCCTCACCGCCACAGATATCCTCACCTGGGACTTGCCTAACATCCTCACTTTCAACACCCTCAAAGTTCAAGCACATCGCTCCAG GCTCATTGAGCAATCCTCGTATTTCCGTGGTCTACTCGGCCGGAGTTTCAG tgaaTCGTGCTTGAGCTTAATCACTGTTAAATGGGATATCGGTGTATTTATCCAGATTCTGAAGCATATCTATGATTGTTCATTGGATGTTACTTCTGAGAATTTCCTCCCCCTTTATGAG GGTGCGTTCTATTTTGGAGTGGAAACACTGATATTGAAGTGTGAGTCTTGGTTTTCTGAGGTATCCTCACCTGAAGGCTTTCAGTCAGCGCAATTGCCAATGGAGGACATGATCCAAATTTGGAAGTTTGGCTTAGAGCATG CTAGTGACTTTATTGTGAACTTGTGTGTGGGCTGCCTGGCAAGAAATTTT ATGTGGGCAAAGCACAACATGTTTTTCAAGAGAATCCCGCATGAACTGCTGTTGTCTTCAGTTAAGCATCCACACTTGACTGTTGACAG TGAAACACATCTTTCTGATGCACTTCTTCTCTGGCTTGAAAGTAACATGGAAAATTTGGAGTGCCAGAGCAAGGATGAAGACAACTGCTATGAAATTTTAAAACAG aTTCGTCTGGACCTTTTGGCTTTGTGGTTTGCTGCAG GAAAAAGAAACTCTTCTCATTTTAGGCAGCTAGCTGAGGAAAGCATTGCTTCAATTTTCAGACTTTTGACTATTCCACTTATGGGTTCACAAGATATTTTTGGTTATAGTGACTTGCAACATCTCAAAATTCGGCTCACAGAGTATTCAAAG AAAGTAGACCTTTCCAATTGTCCGCAAATAACACCTGCAATCCTGCTTCTATCACTTCTCCCTTCATCGTATATAATGGATCCTGCTAAAAAGAAGATTATAGAAAAGTTCTTTATCAACTCTGGAGGTCCTTCAAAAGATAGACATGTATTTCCTCAAAGACTCTTGCAAACCACTACCTTTGAGGTAGTTCAGGAGGTGGATATCTCAAAGTGCTGGAGATTGCTTATTGAACATGCTGTTGATTACTTCTGCAAGTCATTTCCTTGTTTAAGAATATTGAAAGCAGCTTATCTATTGAACATCGGGACAATCAGTTTCTTACAGTTGTTGGAGAAGTTCCCTTTGGTCTGTGAAATTGATTTGACTGTTGATAGTACCCCAGTAATACCAGCATTATTTACCATTTTATCCTCCAATCCTGCTTTAATACCACCTGTACCACAGAAGACCTCTATTATTAACCACAAGGCAGTGGAAATCATGCCATTTTATAAATTTGGACCTCCACTTTCTAATGTTACAAGACTCACATTGGAAGGAAGAACTGATGTCTGTG ATTCGGTTCTCCTCTATATCTCCAGATTCTGTGTTTCATTGTGTCACCTGAATATTAAAGGATGTATTTCTGTCACCGATGTTGGCATATCAGATCTCATATGCAGGTGTAGAAAActtaattcaattgtggtttgtgATACATCATTTGGGATAAATTCAGTTCAAGCTCTTTCCTCGGCTATTTCTGATGGTGGCAATACTTCCTCTGTGCATTCTAGAGAGAAACATTTGAATTCTGTAGCATCTAATCTTCAAGAACTGCATATGGGTGGGTGCAAGG GTGTTTCTGATTCATCTTTACTTGAGCTTATGTCTCAGACACAGCTTTTGAAGAGTTTATGCCTGAGAGGGACTGATCTGGTTGACCAGGCGCTTTATAATTTCCTAGGTTCTTCCTTGGAGATGCTTGATGTTTCAAATACCAAG ATTTCTGGAGCTGCGTTAGCTCATGTCGTTCATAGAAATCTGAGTTTGAAATGTCTGAAAGCAAAAGATTGTAGAAATCTGTTTCCAGATAACAGTTGTATTGAAAAAAGAGAATGCTGCTTTTTCTCTTTGCATGAAGAACTACATGCTGAGTTCAGAAAAACATATAGCTTGGAAGAAATTGAATTTGGATGGGGTTTTTCTACCTCATCTTTGAGTGATATGGAACCTATAATGATGTCATTAAAGACCATCCATATAGGTTTAGGTGGTATGTTAGGTGAAGATGCACTGAGAAAATTACCTTCAAcctgtcctttgctggaaaaaaTAATTCTTCATTTTCAG GTAATATCAGATGCTACTTTGACAAATATGGTTTCATCCTTGATAAACTTGCAAGAATTATCTCTGTGCTATTGTTTTGGTGATATATCCATGTCAAGCTTCAAATTCTCCATGCAAAGTCTAACGAAGTTGAGGCTTGAAAGAGTAACCCCTTGGATGACAAATGCTGATCTGCTTATTTTAAGTCAGAGCTGCAAAAATTTGGTTGAGCTTTCATTGCTAGGATGTCCTAGTCTTAACTCAG ATTCTCAAGAGATAATTTCACATGGCTGGCCAGGCTTGATCTCTATCCATTTAGAG GAATGTGGAGAAGTAACATCAAATGGGGTCTCTGCTTTTTTTAACTGCAAAGCTCTTGAAGATCTCCTGTTGCGTCATAAT GGTCCTGGGCTACAGAGAAACTTCATTTTGAAAGCTGCTTCGGAG ATGCCATTGCTTCGAAAATTGTCACTGGATGTATGTGATGCGAGTGAAGGTGATTTTGACATTCCTGAT TATGCAAACAGATACTCGTTGAGTACGGTAAAGATAGCAAGGTGCAAATCTCAAAGATGCGCATTTAATCTCCCAGCCCCTCCAAGAAGATCTGTTCATGTGGAAAGTCTGGTGCTTGTGTGGAACAGCAGAGATCTCACCAGAACCGTGGTGAAGGAACGGCTTTAG